One genomic region from Fictibacillus marinisediminis encodes:
- a CDS encoding nuclease-related domain-containing protein, whose translation MNEQKLPIYIRKLEALLRRLPINHQKRTKIEQSYARQMAGYKGEKAIAYYLERLPKKEYTIFHGLRLLEGSYYFQMDYLILSSFFFLILEVKNLSGILTFDTNYRQLIRVNNEKEEAFPDPLLQVERQQNQLTSWLAVRKLPRIPIESLIVVSSPYTLIKNPLTPDLSRNIIHGANLPSVISSLQTRYTTQIMTNKEVNRAAKQFNKNHIPFNPDILSKFQIQPNELLTGVYCSVCSSIGMKKLYTNWICSSCDHSSKIAHLHSLDDYKLLVSSTITNRDLRGFLGLTSPSISAKILKSLNLPHTGTYKDRRYHL comes from the coding sequence GTGAATGAACAAAAACTGCCCATATATATTCGGAAATTAGAGGCTTTATTACGAAGACTTCCGATAAATCACCAAAAACGCACAAAAATTGAACAGAGTTATGCCAGACAAATGGCAGGATACAAGGGTGAAAAGGCAATCGCATATTACCTTGAACGACTTCCCAAAAAGGAGTATACAATTTTTCATGGGCTGCGGCTTCTAGAGGGATCCTATTACTTTCAAATGGATTACCTCATCCTATCTTCGTTCTTCTTTTTAATCTTAGAAGTGAAAAACTTATCCGGCATTCTTACCTTTGATACAAACTACCGACAATTAATCCGTGTAAATAATGAAAAAGAAGAAGCTTTTCCTGATCCGCTTTTGCAGGTAGAGCGTCAGCAGAACCAGCTAACATCTTGGTTAGCTGTAAGAAAACTACCTCGCATTCCCATCGAGTCCCTTATAGTCGTAAGCAGTCCTTATACCCTCATTAAAAATCCTCTTACCCCTGATTTATCCCGCAATATCATCCATGGCGCCAACCTTCCATCGGTAATCAGCAGCTTACAAACCCGTTACACAACTCAAATTATGACAAATAAAGAGGTCAATAGAGCCGCAAAGCAATTCAACAAAAACCATATTCCCTTCAATCCTGACATACTATCAAAGTTTCAAATACAGCCCAATGAGCTCTTAACGGGCGTTTATTGTTCAGTTTGTTCTTCTATAGGTATGAAAAAGCTGTATACGAACTGGATTTGCTCTTCGTGTGATCATTCCTCCAAGATCGCTCATCTCCATTCATTAGATGACTATAAGCTTCTAGTTAGCTCTACAATTACAAATCGAGACCTCAGGGGATTTTTAGGATTGACTTCTCCCTCTATTTCAGCGAAAATCCTCAAATCTCTAAACCTCCCTCACACGGGAACCTATAAAGACAGGAGATATCATCTTTAA
- the eno gene encoding phosphopyruvate hydratase has translation MSAIIEVYAREVLDSRGNPTVEVEVYTESGAFGRAIVPSGASTGEYEAVELRDGDKGRYLGKGVQTAVENVNTLIAPELIGYDVLDQVGIDKTLIDLDGTENKGKFGANAILGVSMAVARAAADLLGLPLYMYLGGFNAKTLPVPMMNILNGGEHADNNVDIQEFMVMPVGAPTFSEALRMGAEIFHSLKSVLKEKGLNTAVGDEGGFAPNLSSNEEALQTIMEAIEKAGYKPGEEVRLAMDVASSELFNKEDGKYHLSGEGVVKTSEEMVAFYEDLVSKYPIISIEDGLDENDWEGHKLLTDRLGDKIQLVGDDLFVTNTNKLAQGIEQGVGNSILIKVNQIGTLTETFDAIEMAKRAGYTAVISHRSGESEDSTIADIAVATNAGQIKTGAPSRTDRVAKYNQLLRIEDELASISRYPGLSAFYNLQK, from the coding sequence ATGTCAGCAATTATTGAAGTATATGCTCGTGAAGTATTGGACTCCCGCGGGAATCCAACAGTAGAAGTAGAAGTTTACACAGAGTCCGGTGCATTCGGCCGTGCGATCGTGCCTAGCGGTGCATCCACTGGTGAATACGAAGCAGTTGAGCTTCGTGACGGCGACAAAGGCCGCTACCTTGGAAAAGGTGTACAAACTGCTGTTGAAAACGTAAACACACTTATCGCTCCAGAATTGATCGGATATGATGTTTTGGATCAAGTCGGCATCGACAAAACGTTGATCGATCTTGACGGAACAGAAAACAAAGGGAAATTCGGAGCAAACGCTATTCTTGGTGTTTCCATGGCTGTAGCACGTGCTGCTGCTGATCTTCTTGGTCTTCCTTTGTACATGTACCTTGGAGGATTCAACGCAAAAACTCTTCCAGTTCCAATGATGAATATCCTAAACGGCGGAGAGCATGCCGATAACAACGTTGACATTCAGGAATTCATGGTTATGCCAGTCGGCGCACCAACATTCTCTGAAGCACTTCGTATGGGAGCTGAAATCTTCCACAGCCTTAAATCTGTGTTAAAAGAAAAAGGATTAAACACAGCTGTAGGTGACGAAGGCGGATTCGCACCAAACCTTTCTTCTAACGAAGAAGCGCTTCAAACAATCATGGAAGCGATCGAAAAAGCTGGATATAAACCAGGTGAAGAAGTTCGTCTTGCAATGGACGTTGCCTCTTCCGAGCTCTTCAACAAAGAAGATGGAAAATACCATCTTTCTGGTGAAGGTGTTGTTAAAACATCTGAAGAAATGGTTGCTTTCTACGAAGATCTTGTTTCTAAATACCCAATCATCTCCATTGAAGATGGCTTGGATGAAAACGACTGGGAAGGCCACAAGCTATTGACTGACCGTCTTGGCGACAAAATTCAGCTTGTAGGAGACGACCTTTTCGTAACGAACACAAACAAACTTGCTCAAGGTATTGAGCAAGGTGTGGGTAACTCCATCCTTATCAAAGTTAACCAAATCGGTACGCTGACTGAAACATTCGACGCGATCGAAATGGCTAAACGCGCAGGCTATACTGCAGTAATCTCTCACCGTTCTGGTGAAAGTGAAGACAGCACAATCGCTGACATCGCTGTAGCGACTAACGCTGGACAAATCAAAACAGGTGCTCCATCCCGTACTGACCGTGTAGCGAAGTACAACCAATTGCTTCGTATCGAAGACGAATTGGCAAGCATCAGCCGCTACCCTGGATTGAGCGCATTCTACAACCTTCAAAAATAA